TGTCGTCCTCTTCTGGGGGAACAGCCGCTTTCTCTGCACGCTCGGCGTTCCCGTCATCCACGCCTGCCGCCTCCTGCGCCGCCCGGTTGTCGTCAAACCCTTCGGCTCCTTTCTTCCCGAGCGGCTGCGGGGGATGCCGGCGCCGTGGCGCGCCGTCGCGCGGGGCGCCCTGCGCCGCGCGGACGCCCTCCTTCCCGAGACGGAGGATCTCGCGGTGGAGCTCGCCGGTCTTCTCGAAATCGACCGCGCGCGGCTGACGGTCTACCCGAACGTCGTTCCCGACGACGCCTTCGCCGCCGACTTCGATCCCGGCCGTTTCGGCGGGCGATGCGTCTTCGTCGGGCAGGTCAAGCGGGAGAAGGGGATCTTCGACATCCTCGCGGCGATCGGCGGGCGAACGGATCTCTCGTGCGACGTCTGGGGGCAACTCGCCCCGCGCGACGCGAAGGAGTTCCTCAGGGCCGTCGAGCGCCTGCCGAACGCCGCCTACCGGGGTGAGACCGAGCCGGGGGAGGCCGCCGCGACGATCGCCGGCTACGACGCGCTGCTCTTGCCGACCTATCACGAGGGGGAGGGGAATCCGGCGGTTCTTCTCGAGGCCTTCGCCGCGGGGGTGCCGGTGGTGGCGAGTCGGTGGAAGAATCTCCCCGTCCTCGTCGGCGAGGAAGAGCGGGGGTTGCTCGTGCCGCCGCGCGACCCGGCGGCGATCGCAGCCGCCCTCGACCGCTACCGCGACGAGCCCGGCCTCTACCGCGCCGTCGCCCTGGCCGCCCGCGCCTGGGCCGAGCGCTTCTCCGAGCGCGTCGTCATCGGCGGGCTTCTCGTCGGCCTCGTTTGCGAACTGATCGGCCGGCCTACAAACTGAACCACTTGTTGAACTTCACGAGGAACGTGTTGTCGCTCGGGGCGGTCCACATCCGGTCGAGGTCGCGGCCGAGCGAGTAGCGCCCGTACTCCTCCTCGTAGTCGGTCGCGCCCCGCGACCAGACGAGGTAGAGGGTCGAGCCGGGGCTGTACTCCCAGCGGAAGACGACGTTCGAGCGAAGCTGCTTGAAGTTGAAGTCGGGGTCGTTTTCGTAGTCGTACGGGGCGAACCGGTCGTCGTAGCGGTCGGCCCGGGGATCGGTCACCTCGCGGAAGTCCCGGTACGTCCCGGCCGTGACGAAGGGCATCGCGTAGAGCTGGAAACTCATCCTCGGCGTGATCGTGCAGTTGAAGCGCGTCGTCAGGCGGAAGACGCGCTGGTCGAGACGGGCGACGACGTAGCGCCCGTTCACCTCGTCGACGTACTGCTGCCCGAAGTGGCGGTCGTTCCACTCGGTCCTCACGGTCATGTCGAAGCGGTCCGACGGCTTGAACTGGATCCAGGGGGAGGCCCAGTAGCGTCGGACCGATTCGTCGTCGACGTTGAATTCCCCGTCGTAGCCGAGGACGATCCGCTTTCTCGTGTCGGTGTTGATCCCGTGCCAGCCGGACCAGTAGCCGGGGACGAGCACCGACGGGCCGCCGCGGAGCAGCGTGAGGCTCGGCACCGACTGCTCGCGGTTGAATCCGCCGTAGATCTCCCACTCGTTGACGAACATGCACGAGCCGTTCACGTTGCCGCCGAGATCGTACATCTCCCCGTCGAAGTTCCAGCTCCGCCAGAGGTTGATGTTGGTGCTGTACTTCTTGACGAACCGCCCCGGTTCCCAGCCGCGCCACTGCATCCAGTAGACGCCCATGTTCCGGTCGGCCCGCTGCATGTAGCCGAGGTCGTTGCACTCGAATCCCGGGCTGCGCGCGATGTAGCCGAGGCCGAAACGGAAGCGTCCCTGCGAGAACCTGCCACCCCAGATCTTCGCGGCGTAGCCCTCCATGTGGGTCAGGGAGGAGTCGACATCGACGTGGCTTGCGTCCGGGCGCTGGAAGTAGCGGGCCGACGAGGTCTGCGCGTCGAGGATCGCATCCGTGGAGCCGCGGAGATGGCTGCCCATCACCGAGACGTCGATCTCGTAGCCCGAGTCGCCCCAGCGGTGGGTGAGGTCGAGCCCCCCCGTCCACGCGTCGCGGTTGAGCCATGACATGTCGTCGTTGGAACGGTCCCTGCTCACGCTCGTCAGGATCGCGCCGACGGTGCTCTCGCCGTCGTTGAAGTCCCTCCTCGCGCGGCCGACGAGGTAGTTGGTCATCGGCTCGACGGCGACGGCCTGCCGCTCGCCGCCGGGAAGCGCCACCCGGGCCTCCTCCTTGTCGGTGACCGCGTCGAGGAGGCCGATCGACCAGCCGCTCTCCGTGCGTCCGGTGACCTTCGCGGCGCCGAGGATCGTCGTGAATCGCGGCGTGAACTCGTGAAACGCGTCGGTGTCCCGCCCCTCGTACCGTTTCGAATCGAGCGGGTGGAACTGCGGCGCCCGGCCGATCCGGCGCGAGTAGAAGAGCCGCTCTGAATCGCCGTCGCCGAACATCAGCCGGAACTGGAAGAGGCTCGAGCCCTCGATGAAGAAGGGGCGCTTCTCCTCGAAGAAGCTCTCGTAGGCGGTGAGGTTGAACTCGCTCGGGTCCTGCTCGACCTGCCCGAAATCGGGATTGATCGTGGCGTCGAGGGTCATGTTGCTCGTCAGGCCGTACTTGATGTCGATCCCGGGGCGGAAATCGCCGTCCGGATCCCGCCGGAAGGGATCGTCATCCCGCGCGCCCCAGGCGTCGACCGAGGTCACCGCGTAGGGCATCACCTCGAGGCGCCGAACGTGCGGCAGATGGTCGAGTCCCGTGACCGATCCGAAGATGGAGACGAACTGGTACGTGTTCTTGGGCTTCCGCGCCCAGTGGGATTCCTCGCTTTTCCGGTCGATGACCCGCCGGACCTGGAATCCCCAGGAGGGATTGCCGTTGTAGCGGAGCTGGCTGAAGGGGATGGCGAACTCGG
The window above is part of the Candidatus Krumholzibacteriota bacterium genome. Proteins encoded here:
- a CDS encoding glycosyltransferase family 4 protein, translating into MEPRRVLVLGPAPPPIGGDTVSTRYLLRSRYWAENGFALDHVDTSGGGAVRLTHDPLSARDLVRGLRILARFLRRLPAADVVLFWGNSRFLCTLGVPVIHACRLLRRPVVVKPFGSFLPERLRGMPAPWRAVARGALRRADALLPETEDLAVELAGLLEIDRARLTVYPNVVPDDAFAADFDPGRFGGRCVFVGQVKREKGIFDILAAIGGRTDLSCDVWGQLAPRDAKEFLRAVERLPNAAYRGETEPGEAAATIAGYDALLLPTYHEGEGNPAVLLEAFAAGVPVVASRWKNLPVLVGEEERGLLVPPRDPAAIAAALDRYRDEPGLYRAVALAARAWAERFSERVVIGGLLVGLVCELIGRPTN
- a CDS encoding carbohydrate binding family 9 domain-containing protein gives rise to the protein MTGTTIARQLILAGTIAACAAEPALAGNPADSPEQTKAIGIDVARRIRAVRIDGGKLAIDGLLEEAAWRGAAEGTGFTQTEPHDGEPATERTSVRLLYDDRAIYVGIRAFDDEAERICARLARRDDECRSDWVYVYFDSYDDNRTAFCFCVNPAGSRMDGLVFDDNSLDMNWDAVWDVGTSIDDDGWTAEFAIPFSQLRYNGNPSWGFQVRRVIDRKSEESHWARKPKNTYQFVSIFGSVTGLDHLPHVRRLEVMPYAVTSVDAWGARDDDPFRRDPDGDFRPGIDIKYGLTSNMTLDATINPDFGQVEQDPSEFNLTAYESFFEEKRPFFIEGSSLFQFRLMFGDGDSERLFYSRRIGRAPQFHPLDSKRYEGRDTDAFHEFTPRFTTILGAAKVTGRTESGWSIGLLDAVTDKEEARVALPGGERQAVAVEPMTNYLVGRARRDFNDGESTVGAILTSVSRDRSNDDMSWLNRDAWTGGLDLTHRWGDSGYEIDVSVMGSHLRGSTDAILDAQTSSARYFQRPDASHVDVDSSLTHMEGYAAKIWGGRFSQGRFRFGLGYIARSPGFECNDLGYMQRADRNMGVYWMQWRGWEPGRFVKKYSTNINLWRSWNFDGEMYDLGGNVNGSCMFVNEWEIYGGFNREQSVPSLTLLRGGPSVLVPGYWSGWHGINTDTRKRIVLGYDGEFNVDDESVRRYWASPWIQFKPSDRFDMTVRTEWNDRHFGQQYVDEVNGRYVVARLDQRVFRLTTRFNCTITPRMSFQLYAMPFVTAGTYRDFREVTDPRADRYDDRFAPYDYENDPDFNFKQLRSNVVFRWEYSPGSTLYLVWSRGATDYEEEYGRYSLGRDLDRMWTAPSDNTFLVKFNKWFSL